A single genomic interval of Hydractinia symbiolongicarpus strain clone_291-10 chromosome 8, HSymV2.1, whole genome shotgun sequence harbors:
- the LOC130655766 gene encoding uncharacterized protein LOC130655766 isoform X2, which translates to MFNNVNVKSKDKMHSEKVIPLAILTVIAVLLLGVTGSDIHNALKSKTYQMGRYPKPFHKSLQQQRPYQHVILFKNSAGAKNTKVTIHKRTFTPIMQHQIRATSDPMDWNRRKYLVSPLHHSENKKSKIINDTNTYFRSSKVPKVTKRLDTRKSFVISAIKTEKASKKSGIRNETHKIPLMKLNVSEITGKRKDEIVGKYYYEPIDNDYFPFGDNKRTFLSVGDKQSKIAALPKEGNKNFLQDKVIQGANNKEIVYSNNQLDESKPMELYLTENNGEVKIADGSATQKILEHQHYNQQLEDYVANLRQKKFQEKDRKEYVNEILGAQAENEEKARAADTGYNPSQPEGVVHFADPNGQDQRNNPAQSVPFQPDVDHHEDAINHEKMQEPHLHEIHKIPLQEQGLNEGDNKYNDGRPEELTYRQNWANQENQHPDQENHDPVLSEKIHNFHRLMDKLHRAVLTGRKEEPQEISHRDKGEWQQNQALFHPEEERYNQGDVPPDYENNHLNERKEESEQANMEERERERAAMEHENVGMQQEGGGTASQETGQRYQTAFKLTKAIINSAREVDSPSYPGYDINVNGQNLIPEVFEAFSKTNNDLKQRYDALQRWALNTASQAPESELRQQIRNLNELSDMVRLVNNLEKDMLKTILKRRKKIRDDQLGYKHEVIPDGKDNFKNPHQRFHNPNDVQDLLQYIYDTYIENRTADEIPVVLQAFQKSVTDIVARKNMTKTIDSKMGNVRNITRDSALISKSIEMLNKEGSEEKNAEIPYSLDDDPTGDYDYEDKTSRQGFFLDHKKDESQDHSLRGEKSDRKLNKFLDRRNEMNSPLITVKLLKALDLFLDSIEIGRKIKRFRSKVEQAANAANGSVVLTSSMRHSLGELNKEINETLSKSVHFSKGKLQDKHDETEKRPMVAYGPIATSGQNCTNNPTSVYDTPCRKSPDDSDNNEEKPKPNFKLSEEYNGRPYNENGIYFDQHKEDGKDLVMEKEWYNHTFNPLNDTQHLSLSNFTPTVNDSIGPVVYLDSPHSPYQHIHDLHEEAHHHDYTQSSWNPGNITKLNKEALKGQKYYNKSIPYDKLFANDSYHSWNPANMTELNKEAVKGDKYYHDQYVNESNNFDQEVQKIIDSAITEAKNVSEIDKYYYKHETDTNDHFEKESPVEKNIYPTVVMNSLDNALDKGDKHVNKALDNHNIDKETVNITNKYLDQEDRYINNMFYEENNVSSGSFRNNGSNTQQKSYFHRDINSEKKDQTPAKNSSALKSAYDNKPFQFKESEGMIQGDWDKRDMDFHQKANSTKLDDSDVSQIENLRKLVKHLQDQNTGAENLSSNETEMLSTTIKQENETTPQKTEVKDSVEATKTRVGAAGAAIVEPTINKDVLMSFYDQSHINDKNNALQLKQNTSSDDTNKSDEGYDYIKEQEASREEQQKNVPAEPYSAISKTVESFDKSNFKELERAINEIKKSKKSLSLVHEVVNDEKTNHDVEPEQDKNGDKRSMRANEDYKKAHDMIQEINEISYVDDDDEPAYHRNAVPGKRHSKKAKIGRRKRKSKHHKHKAVVQKRSVGSILKRSRIGKGFKIMLNNKKYKRHHVHHRYHKTKRARKKAKISKGTKKNEIEGKTVQKSFLDKLTKSQQKLVWHILKRAYIKKKDNITRVSQPEIIAGNATDPNSQGNKSEESLDAILKTFLSDNPDNLEGIKINKTKTIEGDTKSNVDASSSSASNKDSKKEPKNPYATIEETHGPKDFSSTHGYPALTNPQGLPIHPHDVYGIQVGRLVPNEDNPTAQDGQNITRQNVNHEISNNYSENSTVESYEEGNKEQFFFKDGPSQLKKDRKFKQKSNWKTSENETELSEDESSPVSHNLPVIMNHLDKVASHNGNATVPMIENKETITNELPVEADESNIAGCRSQNTVITDGDDIFNLPAEKCSNQKQKNPVESEKHHEGKKTSLNNCTQNFITIKKNGFDYKIPTLKCTKINKTEPLTGEVLHVTDFLAGNYTTPEQEITADGFAQQVNKPDCDPIYKTVVDGDTAYKINVGCKKNVEQVFNAAKNLDGKKVILKNDTKPANKTVDVIRIATPVQNEKVIYKGKNLMMTQDDKGSEKIVIKGPNKTIEISYPPEDDINGFITLKQGRRLYKIPYKNHTDIDAPETLLGKSAVSWLPDYLRSETNNTETFKVRDTAITKETHKNGAKVIKMEKEKASLSIYYPPKNSSFRYNDSGYMVLQENGKTYNIPLDGSKTLKAIANKTHFNSKAFNMERLQQQQKIQQQSTQQENIPELEYLEHTSPINISTTNTTFAVPATVKQVDLFNGQEGQSTMKLTTGDVLNNIHLVVPVDAGHLTSIGESGGPATTVNEPNRELTNIKERRFREDNFRYRPKAYKADKFRHQKHLIEDPGMRYRNEDEREDGDQFPPRLPPLGFGRIGEPDTHHLEVFPTIANRGVDLQEFAARPQEDDDERHGGNMHDDDRRDDDSREDERHEDDKHNEDDNAKEFHHEPRPDDDEHDDDHGEREGDHEEGHAHEGDGEEHGREHEDDREHGHEDEYGHGHEDEHEHEEDHHDDEHHGHDEDEEFMHNHARMDDDENEKRLVDEDEGERRPPDTEREPEDDPLHGDDQRFFPLKESFANGGGEIEKPVPSLIIPPQLVAGGANLQNNLLSPFAPSNPANEGGSVFVTGTKVGDSENVRVTPVASSLNPDINDRERLRDFSTYAIGRSIKSSKKKTHGIDPKKINQFVNQIIKDTRSKSVVPDVRQFPYYAKIPGLALKQLGHAFNSLQRNAIHHYMRANTDKLDRNDKKDLKRLGYTDAELSHVNKQVIGKKRSPNAIENNVGIVVNGKKMGNVRLIPHFQ; encoded by the exons atgtttaacAATGTTAATGTAAAATCCAAAGACAAAATGCACAGCGAAAAAGTGATCCCGTTAGCCATATTGACTGTTATTGCAGTATTGTTACTAGGTGTAACTGGAAGCGATATCCACAATGCTCTTAAAAGCAAAACATATCAAATGGGACGATATCCAAAACCATTTCATAAATCGTTGCAACAGCAACggccgtaccaacatgttattttgtttaaaaatagcGCCGGCGCGAAGAACACGAAAGTGACTATTCATAAAAGAACGTTCACTCCAATCATGCAACATCAGATCCGTGCAACATCAGATCCGATGGACTGGAATCGCAGGAAGTACTTAGTGTCTCCATTACACCATTCGGAAAACAAAAAGAGTAAAATTATAAATGATACTAATACATATTTTAGGAGTTCTAAAGTTCCAAAAGTAACCAAAAGACTAGACACTCGAAAAAGTTTTGTAATTTCTGCGATAAAAACTGAAAAAGCTTCGAAGAAATCAGGTATTCGAAATGAAACTCATAAAATACCTTTGATGAAACTAAATGTTTCGGAAATAACTGGGAAAAGAAAAGATGAAATTGTTGGGAAATACTATTACGAGCCAATCGATAACGATTATTTTCCTTTTGGCGATAATAAAAGAACGTTTTTATCG GTTGGTGATAAGCAATCCAAAATTGCCGCTCTTCCGAAAGaaggaaataaaaatttccTGCAAGATAAAGTAATCCAGGGAGCCAATAACAAGGAGATTGTTTATTCAAATAACCAATTGGATGAAAGTAAACCAATGGAG CTCTACCTTACTGAAAACAACGGAGAAGTGAAGATAGCTGATGGCTCTGCAACTCAGAAGATTCTTGAACATCAACACTACAACCAACAACTTGAAGATTATGTTGCAAATTTGCGACAAAAAAAG TTTCAAGAAAAGGACAGAAAAGAAtatgtcaatgaaattttgggGGCACAAGcagaaaacgaagaaaaagcTAGAGCAGCAGATACAGGTTATAATCCGTCTCAACCTGAAGGTGTTGTTCATTTTGCAGACCCGAATGGACAAGATCAGAGAAATAATCCTGCTCAAAGCGTTCCATTTCAACCCGATGTTGATCACCATGAGGATGCTATAAACCAC GAAAAAATGCAAGAGCCGCATCTACATGAGATCCATAAAATTCCTCTTCAAGAACAAGGCCTAAATGAAGGAGATAATAAGTACAATGACGGCCGGCCGGAAGAACTGACGTACAGACAAAATTGGGCCAACCAA GAAAACCAACATCCAGATCAAGAAAATCATGATCCAGTTCTTTCAGAAAAGATACACAACTTCCATCGACTTATGGATAAATTGCATAGAGCAGTCTTAACAGGACGTAAAGAAGAACCGCAAGAG ATAAGTCACAGAGATAAGGGAGAATGGCAACAAAATCAAGCTTTGTTTCATCCAGAAGAAGAACGGTACAATCAAGGAGATGTCCCTCCAGATTACGAAAATAACCACCTAAATGAACGAAAGGAGGAGAGTGAACAGGCAAACATGGAAGAGAGAGAAAGAGAACGTGCAGCCATGGAGCATGAAAACGTTGGCATGCAACAGGAAGGTGGTGGAACTGCAAGCCAGGAAACCGGACAACGTTATCAGACTGCCTTTAAACTAACAAAGGCAATTATCAATAGCGCGAGAGAAGTCGACAGTCCTAGCTATCCCGGTTATGATATTAACGTCAACGGTCAGAACCTTATTCCTGAAGTATTTGAAGCTTTTAGCAAGACGAACAATGATTTGAAACAAAGATATGATGCACTGCAGAGGTGGGCATTAAACACTGCATCCCAAGCTCCAGAAAGTGAACTTCGACAGCAAATTCGAAACTTGAACGAACTTTCCGACATGGTAAGATTGGTAAATAATCTCGAAAAAGACATGTTGAAAACTATTCTTAAGCGTAGAAAGAAGATTCGAGATGATCAGTTGGGATACAAACATGAAGTAATTCCGGACGgcaaagataatttcaaaaatcctcATCAACGCTTCCATAATCCAAACGATGTTCAAGATCTTCTACAGTATATTTATGATACGTATATTGAGAACAGAACAGCTGATGAAATCCCAGTTGTATTGCAGGCCTTTCAAAAATCTGTCACAGACATAGTCGCTAGGAAAAATATGACTAAAACAATTGATTCGAAAATGGGAAACGTGCGCAATATAACAAGAGATTCTGCTCTTATATCAAAATCAATTGaaatgttaaataaagaagGAAGCGAAGAAAAAAATGCTGAGATTCCTTATTCATTGGATGATGACCCAACAGGTGACTATGATTACGAAGACAAAACGTCACGACAGGGTTTTTTCCTAGACCATAAGAAAGATGAATCTCAGGATCATTCCCTTAGGGGAGAAAAAAGCGATCGAAAATTGAACAAATTTTTGGATCGCAGAAATGAAATGAATTCCCCTCTAATAACTGTAAAACTGTTAAAGGCCTTAGACTTGTTTTTGGACAGCATCGAAATTGGGAGAAAAATTAAACGTTTCCGATCTAAAGTTGAACAAGCTGCAAATGCTGCTAATGGATCTGTCGTCTTAACCAGCAGTATGAGACATTCGTTGGGAGAATTGAACAAAGAAATTAATGAAACACTTTCAAAGTCTGTTCATTTCAGTAAAGGAAAACTCCAGGATAAGCATGATGAGACAGAAAAACGACCAATGGTAGCGTATGGACCAATTGCAACAAGTGGGCAGAACTGCACAAATAATCCTACGTCTGTATACGATACACCTTGCAGAAAAAGTCCTGACGATAGTGACAATAATGAGGAGAAACCAAAACCTAACTTTAAACTTTCTGAAGAATACAATGGCCGCCCTTATAATGAAAATGGCATCTACTTCGATCAACATAAAGAAGATGGAAAGGATCTAGTAATGGAAAAGGAATGGTATAATCATACCTTTAATCCTTTGAATGACACACAACACCTGTCACTTTCTAACTTTACTCCTACAGTAAATGACTCAATTGGACCCGTTGTCTATTTGGATTCTCCTCATTCTCCTTACCAGCATATTCATGATCTTCATGAAGAAGCACATCATCACGATTATACACAAAGCTCTTGGAATCCTGGAAACATTACAAAACTGAATAAAGAGGCATTAAAAGGACAGAAATATTATAACAAGAGCATACCATACGACAAATTATTTGCTAATGATTCCTACCATTCGTGGAATCCAGCTAATATGACGGAACTGAATAAGGAAGCCGTTAAAGGTGACAAATACTATCATGATCAATACGTGAATGAATCAAACAACTTTGATCAGGAAGTTCAAAAAATCATTGATAGTGCCATTACCGAAGCAAAAAATGTTTCAGAAATTGATAAATATTATTACAAACACGAGACGGATACAAATGACCACTTTGAGAAGGAAAGTcctgttgaaaaaaatatctatccaACGGTGGTCATGAATAGTCTTGATAACGCACTTGACAAAGGTGATAAACATGTCAACAAAGCATTGGATAATCATAATATAGACAAAGAAACGGTTAATATTACGAATAAATATTTAGACCAGGAAGATAGATACATCAATAATATGTTTTACGAAGAAAACAATGTCAGTAGTGGAAGCTTTCGCAACAATGGAAGTAACACACAACAGAAAAGCTATTTCCATAGGGATATAAATTCAGAGAAAAAGGACCAAACACCGGCTAAAAATTCATCGGCATTAAAAAGTGCATATGACAATAAACCTTTTCAATTCAAAGAGAGTGAAGGCATGATACAAGGCGACTGGGACAAAAGAGACATGGATTTTCACCAAAAAGCTAACAGCACAAAACTAGATGATTCTGATGTTAGTCAGATAGAAAATTTAAGGAAATTGGTCAAACACTTGCAGGATCAAAACACAGGAGCTGAGAATTTATCTTCGAATGAGACTGAGATGCTTAGCACTACTATTAAGCAGGAAAATGAAACCACACCACAAAAGACTGAAGTGAAAGACAGCGTTGAAGCAACGAAAACTAGAGTAGGAGCAGCAGGAGCTGCTATAGTTGAACCAACAATTAACAAAGATGTTTTGATGAGCTTCTATGACCAGAGTCATATCAATGACAAAAATAATGCACTTCAGTTAAAACAAAACACCAGTAGCGACGACACAAATAAAAGTGACGAAGGATATGATTACATCAAGGAACAGGAAGCCAGCAGAGAGGAACAGCAGAAAAATGTACCTGCGGAACCATACTCGGCCATTTCTAAGACGGTGGAGTCATTCGATAAGAGCAACTTCAAGGAGCTTGAACGAGccattaatgaaataaaaaaaagcaagaaGAGCTTGAGTCTTGTTCATGAAGTTGTAAATGATGAGAAAACAAACCACGATGTTGAACCAGAGCAGGATAAAAATGGTGATAAAAGAAGTATGAGAGCCAATGAAGATTATAAAAAAGCTCATGATATGATCcaagaaataaatgaaatatcCTACGTTGACGACGACGATGAACCAGCGTATCATAGAAATGCAGTACCTGGAAAAAGGCATTCTAAGAAAGCTAAAATTGGAAGAAGAAAAAGGAAATCCAAACATCATAAGCATAAAGCAGTCGTGCAGAAAAGAAGTGTAGGTAGTATTCTGAAAAGAAGTAGGAttggaaaaggttttaaaataatgctgaataataaaaaatataaaagacatCACGTTCACCATAGATACCACAAAACAAAACGAGCTAGAAAGAAGGCAAAAATTTCAAAGGGCACAAAGAAGAATGAAATTGAAGGAAAAACAGTTCAGAAATCGTTTCTTGACAAACTAACAAAGTCGCAACAAAAATTAGTTTGGCATATTCTCAAGAGAGCATACATCAAGAAAAAAGACAACATAACTCGTGTATCTCAACCAGAAATTATTGCAGGTAATGCAACTGACCCCAACTCTCAGGGGAATAAATCGGAGGAGAGCTTAGATGCTATATTAAAAACATTCCTTAGCGATAATCCTGACAATCtagaaggaataaaaataaacaaaactaaaACCATAGAAGGGGATACTAAAAGTAACGTGGATGCAAGCAGCTCGAGTGCATCAAACAAAGATAGCAAAAAAGAGCCAAAGAATCCATATGCAACAATAGAAGAGACTCATGGACCAAAAGATTTTTCATCGACGCATGGATACCCTGCTTTGACAAATCCACAGGGATTACCTATACATCCTCATGATGTTTATGGCATCCAGGTCGGACGACTTGTACCAAATGAAGATAATCCAACAGCACAGGATGGACAAAACATTACACGACAAAACGTTAATCATGAAATCTCCAACAATTACTCAGAGAATAGCACTGTAGAGTCATACGAAGAAGGGAACAAGGAgcaattcttttttaaagacgGACCAAGTCAATTGAAGAAAGatagaaaatttaaacaaaaaagtaactGGAAAACTTCAGAAAACGAAACAGAACTGAGTGAAGATGAAAGTTCACCTGTTTCTCACAATTTACCTGTGATAATGAACCATCTTGACAAAGTTGCTTCTCACAATGGAAATGCAACTGTTCCCATGATTGAAAATAAGGAAACCATTACTAACGAGTTACCAGTAGAAGCAGATGAATCCAATATTGCTGGTTGCAGAAGTCAGAATACAGTTATCACAGATGGGGATGACATTTTTAATCTTCCAGCTGAGAAATGTTCAAACCAAAAACAGAAGAATCCTGTTGAAAGTGAAAAACACCATGAAGGAAAGAAGACAAGTTTAAATAACTgcacacaaaattttataacAATAAAGAAGAATGGCTTTGATTATAAAATACCAACtttaaaatgtacaaaaataaacaagacgGAACCTTTAACTGGAGAGGTCTTACATGTCACTGATTTCCTGGCTGGTAACTACACAACCCCGGAACAAGAAATAACTGCTGATGGGTTTGCCCAACAGGTCAACAAACCTGACTGTGATCCTATCTACAAAACCGTTGTAGATGGGGATACAGCTTATAAAATAAACGTCGGTTGCAAGAAAAATGTGGAACAAGTTTTCAATGCTGCGAAGAATCTTGATGGCAAAAAAGTAATACTAAAAAACGACACAAAACCTGCTAACAAAACAGTCGATGTTATAAGGATAGCCACTCCTGTTCAGAACGAAAAAGTTATTTATAAGGGTAAAAATTTAATGATGACACAAGATGATAAAGGGAGCGAAAAGATTGTAATTAAAGGTCCTAACAAAACAATTGAAATCAGTTATCCTCCTGAGGATGACATTAATGGATTTATCACGTTAAAACAAGGAAGAAGATTATACAAAATACCTTACAAAAATCATACAGATATTGACGCACCAGAAACTCTTCTTGGAAAATCAGCAGTTTCCTGGCTTCCTGATTATCTCAGATCAGAAACAAACAACACTGAAACATTTAAGGTTCGCGACACTGCAATTACAAAGGAAACTCACAAAAATGGTGCCAAAGTAATCaaaatggaaaaagaaaaagcgAGTTTATCAATTTATTATCCTCCAAAGAACAGCTCCTTCAGGTACAACGACAGTGGTTATATGGTTTTACAGGAAAATGGAAAGACCTATAACATCCCATTAGACGGATCGAAAACATTAAAAGCAATTGCAAATAAAACCCATTTTAACAGCAAGGCGTTCAATATGGAAAGATTACAACAGCAGCAGAAAATACAACAACAATCCACTCAACAAGAAAACATACCGGAGTTGGAATATCTCGAACATACATCACCAATAAATATCAGTACAACAAACACAACATTTGCAGTACCAGCAACAGTGAAGCAGGTAGATTTATTCAATGGGCAAGAAGGACAGTCAACAATGAAGCTGACAACTGGTGATGTTCTGAACAACATTCATCTGGTAGTACCTGTTGATGCAGGGCATCTAACATCTATTGGTGAGTCAGGGGGTCCTGCTACCACGGTGAATGAACCAAACAGGGAACTGACAAATATCAAAGAAAGAag ATTCAGGGAAGATAACTTCCGTTATCGACCAAAAGCTTACAAAGCGGATAAATTTAGACATCAAAAACATTTGATTGAAGATCCTGGAATGCGATATAGAAATGAAGATGAACGTGAAGATGGTGATCAGTTTCCACCAAGATTACCACCTTTGGGTTTTGGACGGATTGGTGAACCTGATACGCATCATTTAGAAGTTTTTCCAACCATAGCAAACAGAGGTGTAGACCTGCAAGAATTCGCCGCTCGCCCACAAGAAGATGATGACGAACGTCATGGCGGCAACATGCACGACGACGATCGTCGCGATGATGATTCACGTGAGGATGAACGGCATGAAGATGACAAACATAATGAAGATGATAATGCTAAAGAGTTCCATCACGAACCACGTCCAGATGACGATGAACATGATGACGACCATGGAGAAAGAGAAGGTGACCATGAAGAGGGTCATGCTCACGAAGGAGATGGAGAGGAACATGGGCGCGAACATGAGGACGATCGTGAGCACGGACATGAGGACGAGTACGGGCATGGACACGAAGATGAGCACGAGCATGAAGAGGATCACCACGATGATGAGCATCATGGACACGATGAGGACGAGGAGTTTATGCATAACCATGCAAGAATGGATGATGACGAAAACGAGAAGAGACTGGTTGATGAAGATGAGGGAGAGAGAAGACCCCCAGACACAGAGAGGGAGCCTGAAGATGATCCCTTACATGGAGATGATCAAAGATTCTTTCCATTAAAGGAATCCTTTGCAAATGGAGGTGGTGAAATCGAAAAGCCAGTGCCTTCGTTAATTATTCCACCACAATTGGTTGCAGGGGGAGCAAATCTTCAAAATAACTTGCTCAGTCCATTTGCTCCTAGTAACCCCGCAAACGAAGGAGGCAGTGTATTTGTTACGGGTACAAAAGTTGGTGACAGTGAAAATGTGAGGGTAACTCCAGTTGCCAGTTCACTTAATCCAGACATCAATGATCGTGAACGCTTACGAGATTTCAGCACCTATGCAATTGGAAGAAGTATAAAAAGTTCAAAGAAGAAGACACATGGCATTGATCCAAAAAAGATTAATCAATTTGTCAATCAGATTATAAAAGACACAAGGAGTAAATCAGTTGTCCCAGATGTTCGACAATTCCCTTATTACGCAAAAATACCAGGTTTGGCGCTAAAACAACTTGGTCATGCCTTTAACAGTCTCCAAAGAAATGCTATTCACCACTACATGCGTGCTAATACTGATAAACTTGATAGAAATGACAAGAAGGACCTTAAACGATTAGGATATACTGACGCTGAGTTATCTCACGTTAACAAGCAAGTGATTGGTAAAAAAAGAAGTCCAAACGCTATTGAGAACAATGTTGGAATTGTTGTTAATGGCAAAAAAATGGGAAATGTCCGCTTGATACCCCATTTCCAGTAA